A single region of the Streptomyces sp. AM 4-1-1 genome encodes:
- a CDS encoding alpha/beta hydrolase, with product MSPSFTTVRRVLNAASYLSPRLFGGYVFRLFCEPQSRDTVREAQRPVHDQAVVEELTTDGRRLVTYRWGDGERPVVLLHGFGGRAANFAGFVHALNRSGISAVSYDAYGHGDSGGRNVTVLDHLAVLRELQERHGPFRAIIGHSFGGTSAYLALRRGIKADRLVSIASEGDFGALPGLFCHQLGLRQSYAGELRRRSEELFAAEPDFWHEFSPVHRPEEISQPLLVVHDKKDREVGVAQGRAIAEAYGDRARLLETDGLGHRRILGDPAVITHVLTFVAGGDTTPIA from the coding sequence ATGAGTCCGTCCTTCACGACCGTACGGCGGGTCCTGAACGCCGCCTCGTACCTCTCCCCGCGCCTGTTCGGCGGCTACGTGTTCCGCCTCTTCTGCGAACCGCAGTCCCGCGACACGGTGCGTGAGGCGCAGCGGCCGGTGCACGATCAGGCCGTGGTCGAGGAGCTGACGACCGACGGCCGCCGCCTGGTCACCTACCGCTGGGGCGACGGCGAACGCCCGGTCGTGCTCCTGCACGGGTTCGGCGGCCGGGCGGCCAACTTCGCCGGTTTCGTCCACGCGCTGAACCGGAGCGGTATCAGCGCCGTGTCGTACGACGCCTACGGCCACGGTGACTCCGGCGGCAGGAACGTCACGGTCCTCGACCATCTCGCGGTCCTGCGGGAACTCCAGGAACGGCACGGCCCGTTCCGGGCGATCATCGGGCACTCGTTCGGCGGCACCAGCGCCTATCTGGCCCTGCGCCGCGGGATCAAGGCGGACCGGCTGGTCTCCATCGCGTCGGAGGGCGACTTCGGCGCACTGCCGGGCCTGTTCTGCCACCAGCTCGGCCTGCGGCAGTCGTACGCGGGTGAACTGCGCCGCCGCTCCGAGGAACTCTTCGCGGCGGAACCGGACTTCTGGCACGAGTTCTCCCCCGTGCACCGGCCCGAGGAGATCTCCCAGCCGCTGCTCGTGGTGCACGACAAGAAGGACCGGGAGGTCGGCGTGGCACAGGGCCGCGCCATCGCCGAGGCGTACGGCGACCGGGCCAGGCTGCTGGAGACGGACGGCCTCGGACACCGGCGGATTCTCGGCGACCCCGCGGTGATCACGCACGTGCTGACCTTCGTCGCGGGCGGGGACACCACGCCCATCGCCTGA
- a CDS encoding polyketide synthase → MKEYIESLQQLSKSQLVLALARQRLRETERIAVVGMACRFPGRIDTPEEYWDALARGRSVLTEPRGIPTDSAGRPRWNVSAPDLAPLAGLLGQGAYLDSVDLFDAERFGIPDEEADHMDPQQRLLLTCAAEALDEAGPFDRSARVGVFAGVSTVEYTFACLRNGLGVDGLSPYMGTGGALSATAARVATGLHLNGPVLTVDTACSSALVAAHLAVSALRRGDCDMAVIGACHLMLAPFTTGVFDRAGMLSPTGRSRPFDAAADGHVRGEGCGVLVLKRERDAKADGDLPYAFIRASDIHQQGDRPSMAAVSAVAQRRVMSQALAESGLDPHQVHYIEAQANGSQLGGVIEAETIAEVYRRTDPGAPPLHLGSAKANLGYLETASGAAGLIKVALALSHRTVPPQPGVDRPDPAVPWERLSLTMPRAALPWPAEGPPTAAVSAFGFTGTNAHVLMQGADTPQPRPAPRRTVTKGRAHWPAENIWR, encoded by the coding sequence GTGAAGGAGTACATCGAGTCCCTGCAGCAGCTCTCGAAGTCACAGCTCGTCCTCGCGCTCGCGCGCCAGCGGCTGCGCGAGACCGAACGGATCGCGGTCGTGGGCATGGCCTGCCGCTTCCCCGGCCGCATCGACACACCCGAGGAGTACTGGGACGCACTCGCGCGCGGACGCAGCGTCCTCACCGAACCGAGGGGCATACCCACCGACTCCGCGGGCCGGCCCCGCTGGAACGTCTCCGCGCCCGACCTCGCGCCCCTGGCCGGGCTGCTCGGGCAGGGCGCCTACCTGGACTCCGTCGACCTCTTCGACGCCGAACGCTTCGGCATCCCGGACGAGGAGGCCGACCACATGGACCCGCAGCAGCGGCTGCTGCTGACCTGCGCGGCCGAAGCGCTCGACGAGGCCGGGCCGTTCGACCGTTCGGCCAGGGTGGGCGTCTTCGCCGGGGTGAGCACGGTGGAGTACACCTTCGCCTGCCTGCGCAACGGCCTCGGCGTGGACGGACTGTCCCCCTACATGGGCACGGGCGGTGCGCTGAGCGCCACGGCCGCCCGGGTCGCCACCGGCCTCCATCTCAACGGCCCCGTGCTGACGGTCGACACCGCCTGCTCCTCCGCCCTGGTCGCCGCGCACCTCGCGGTGTCGGCGCTGCGCCGCGGCGACTGCGACATGGCGGTCATCGGCGCCTGCCACCTCATGCTCGCCCCCTTCACCACCGGCGTCTTCGACCGGGCGGGCATGCTCTCGCCCACCGGGCGCAGCCGGCCCTTCGACGCGGCGGCCGACGGCCATGTGCGCGGCGAGGGCTGCGGAGTCCTGGTGCTCAAGCGCGAGCGTGACGCCAAGGCGGACGGCGACCTGCCCTACGCCTTCATCAGGGCGAGCGACATCCACCAGCAGGGCGACCGGCCCTCCATGGCGGCCGTCTCCGCAGTGGCGCAGCGCCGGGTCATGTCCCAGGCGCTGGCGGAGTCCGGACTCGATCCGCACCAGGTGCACTACATCGAGGCCCAGGCCAACGGCTCCCAGCTCGGCGGTGTCATCGAGGCGGAGACGATCGCGGAGGTCTACCGGCGTACGGACCCCGGCGCGCCGCCGCTCCACCTGGGTTCCGCCAAGGCCAACCTCGGCTACCTGGAGACGGCGTCCGGCGCGGCCGGTCTCATCAAGGTCGCGCTGGCCCTCTCCCACCGGACGGTCCCGCCCCAGCCGGGCGTGGACCGGCCCGACCCGGCGGTGCCGTGGGAGCGGCTGAGCCTGACGATGCCTCGCGCCGCCCTGCCGTGGCCCGCCGAAGGACCGCCCACCGCCGCGGTCAGCGCGTTCGGCTTCACCGGCACGAACGCCCATGTGCTGATGCAGGGCGCCGACACCCCACAGCCGCGGCCCGCGCCGCGCCGCACCGTGACCAAGGGGCGTGCCCACTGGCCCGCCGAGAACATCTGGCGCTGA
- a CDS encoding fatty acid--CoA ligase: MYYPNLRTLDATAAHHAEHRPSHPAVRCEGRTVTYGELHRRSNRLAHGLRAAGLSGRARVAYLGKESEHYYEVLFACAKSGTVIVPINWRLTVSEVDHILRDSGTELLFVEREFQAIGEKAAASLPHPVTIVTVDGADGAGAGIGRWAAGHPDDDLPGTAEEDDPVAQLYTSGTTGLPKGVVLAHRSFFKVRDAQAAGGVEWIDWREGDVSLIGIPGFHVGGLWWATQGFNAGITNVSMRMFHGADALRLVRDLGVTTACVVPSMLQMLLSERGARDEDFATLRKVVYGGSPISERLLEEAIERVGCDFAQIYGLTETGNTAVCLPPHEHVVGGARMQAAGRPYPGFELKIVDGDGERLPDGAIGEVCVRTPSHMIEYWGLPEATAKTLVDGWIMTGDAGYLDDGGYLFVCDRIKDTIIVAGENVYPAEVENVLTRHEAVADAAVIGVPDEQWGESVTACVSLRPGAAATPRELMMFMKGRIADFKIPVRYEFVETLPRNPSGKILRRELRDTFWRDRKRNVN, translated from the coding sequence ATGTACTACCCGAACCTGCGGACGCTCGACGCGACCGCCGCCCATCACGCGGAACACCGCCCCTCGCACCCGGCGGTCCGGTGCGAGGGACGCACCGTCACCTACGGCGAACTGCACCGGCGCAGCAACCGGCTGGCGCACGGACTGCGCGCGGCCGGCCTCTCCGGCCGGGCCCGGGTCGCGTATCTCGGCAAGGAGTCGGAGCACTACTACGAAGTGCTCTTCGCCTGCGCCAAGTCGGGGACGGTCATCGTGCCCATCAACTGGCGGCTGACCGTCAGCGAGGTCGATCACATCCTGCGCGACTCGGGCACCGAACTCCTCTTCGTGGAGCGGGAGTTCCAGGCCATCGGCGAGAAGGCCGCCGCCTCGCTCCCGCACCCGGTCACGATCGTGACGGTGGACGGGGCGGACGGCGCCGGGGCCGGAATCGGCCGCTGGGCGGCCGGACACCCCGACGACGACCTGCCGGGCACCGCCGAGGAGGACGATCCGGTCGCCCAGCTCTACACCAGCGGCACGACCGGGCTGCCCAAGGGCGTGGTGCTCGCCCACCGCAGCTTCTTCAAGGTGCGGGACGCGCAGGCGGCCGGGGGAGTGGAGTGGATCGACTGGCGGGAGGGCGATGTCAGCCTCATCGGCATCCCCGGGTTCCACGTGGGCGGACTGTGGTGGGCGACGCAGGGCTTCAACGCGGGCATCACCAACGTATCCATGCGGATGTTCCACGGCGCGGACGCGCTGCGGCTGGTCCGTGATCTCGGTGTCACCACGGCCTGTGTGGTGCCCTCCATGCTGCAGATGCTGCTGAGTGAACGAGGCGCGCGCGACGAGGACTTCGCCACGCTGCGCAAGGTCGTCTACGGCGGCTCGCCCATCTCGGAGCGGCTGCTGGAGGAGGCCATCGAGCGTGTCGGCTGCGACTTCGCGCAGATCTACGGACTCACCGAGACGGGCAACACGGCGGTCTGTCTGCCCCCGCACGAGCACGTGGTGGGCGGCGCCCGGATGCAGGCGGCCGGCCGCCCGTACCCCGGATTCGAGCTGAAGATCGTCGACGGCGACGGCGAGCGCCTGCCCGACGGCGCGATCGGCGAGGTGTGCGTCCGCACGCCCTCGCACATGATCGAGTACTGGGGCCTTCCCGAGGCGACCGCGAAGACGCTGGTCGACGGCTGGATCATGACCGGCGACGCCGGATACCTCGACGACGGCGGTTACCTGTTCGTCTGTGACCGGATCAAGGACACGATCATCGTGGCGGGGGAGAACGTCTACCCGGCCGAGGTCGAGAACGTGCTCACCCGGCACGAGGCGGTGGCGGACGCCGCCGTGATCGGCGTGCCCGACGAGCAGTGGGGCGAGTCGGTCACCGCATGCGTCTCGCTGCGGCCGGGGGCGGCCGCCACCCCGCGCGAACTGATGATGTTCATGAAGGGCAGGATCGCGGACTTCAAGATCCCCGTACGGTACGAGTTCGTCGAGACGCTTCCGCGCAATCCCAGCGGGAAGATACTCCGCCGTGAGCTGCGCGACACCTTCTGGCGAGACCGCAAGCGCAACGTGAACTGA